The proteins below are encoded in one region of Ereboglobus luteus:
- a CDS encoding autotransporter-associated beta strand repeat-containing protein has product MNKLSSAQPVAVPGTSWTNTALVIDGSVGLLPNTASYGNTMAIGSLAGSSASAKLLGGSNGLVTYEIGGKNLDTSYAGSIETNAALTKVGTGMLTLTNAHTYTGATTISAGALHVTGQLAGASAVSVSTSAAFGGSGTVAGNVTYADGATLLSTAVASGSLLGMDVAGSVTLGSTLDISPVVPEGGLLVSAPTRCSAPPAASPARRRFPGFTRARACRLFSARTPTP; this is encoded by the coding sequence TTGAACAAACTTTCTTCCGCCCAGCCGGTCGCCGTTCCGGGAACGAGCTGGACAAACACCGCTCTTGTCATTGATGGCTCCGTGGGTCTTTTGCCGAACACGGCTTCGTATGGAAACACCATGGCCATCGGTTCTCTCGCCGGATCGAGTGCGAGTGCAAAACTTCTTGGCGGAAGCAACGGACTTGTCACCTATGAGATTGGCGGCAAAAACCTCGACACTTCATACGCCGGTTCCATCGAGACCAATGCCGCGCTCACCAAAGTCGGCACGGGCATGCTCACGCTCACAAATGCCCATACCTATACCGGCGCGACCACCATCAGCGCCGGCGCGCTCCATGTCACCGGCCAGCTTGCCGGTGCCAGCGCGGTCAGTGTTTCCACCAGCGCGGCCTTCGGCGGTTCCGGCACGGTCGCCGGCAATGTCACTTACGCCGACGGCGCCACGCTTTTGTCCACCGCGGTTGCATCCGGTTCGCTCCTCGGCATGGATGTAGCGGGCTCCGTCACGCTTGGTTCCACACTCGACATCTCGCCGGTCGTCCCCGAGGGCGGCTTGCTCGTTTCCGCACCTACACGTTGCTCCGCGCCGCCGGCGGCATCACCGGCGCGCCGACGCTTTCCTGGGTTTACTCGGGCACGGGCGTGTCGGCTGTTCTCGGCCAGGACGCCAACACCATAA